The Pseudomonadota bacterium DNA window ATACTTCACCGCGATCTCGAAGCCAGTGACCGCGCTGAGTAGCAGCTCGTTGTCGTTTTCAAGGAATACGACCTTGGCGGGCGCGGAGACCTTGGGATCGTCAGTGACCAGCCAAAGAAAGGCATGGGTATCCAGCAATATCCTCACGTGAAGTGCGCTATGAATTCATCCGGGAGCTGATCGAAGTCCGGCTTGATCTCGATCAAGCCCTTGGCCTCGCCGAGGCGGCGCGGTGCCTTGGGTTGGGTATAGGGAACCAGGCGCGCGATCGGTTTGTTGGCGCGGGAGATGACCACCTCCTCGCCCGCTTCCACCCGCGTGAGGAGGGCCGAGAGCTGGGTTTTCGCATCATGAATATTGACTTGATAAGACACGGCACACCCCACAACGAC harbors:
- a CDS encoding type II toxin-antitoxin system Phd/YefM family antitoxin — protein: MSYQVNIHDAKTQLSALLTRVEAGEEVVISRANKPIARLVPYTQPKAPRRLGEAKGLIEIKPDFDQLPDEFIAHFT